Proteins encoded in a region of the Populus nigra chromosome 3, ddPopNigr1.1, whole genome shotgun sequence genome:
- the LOC133689036 gene encoding uncharacterized protein LOC133689036 yields MGSKAAAITSPVPVTWYPTLAIFMLAIGLIVSASFFIYEATSSRRSRSLAKELTTGALASFFLGFGSLFMLLASGVYV; encoded by the exons ATG GGTTCGAAGGCCGCAGCAATAACGAGTCCAGTCCCGGTGACATGGTACCCAACCCTAGCAATCTTCATGCTGGCCATCGGTCTTATTGTCTCTGCTTCCTTCTTCAT CTACGAAGCGACCTCTTCTAGGAGAAGCCGCAGTTTGGCCAAGGAGCTTACTACAGGAGCATTGGCCTCATTCTTTCTG GGTTTTGGGTCCTTGTTCATGCTACTTGCTTCTGGTGTTTATGTCTGA